The proteins below come from a single Arthrobacter crystallopoietes genomic window:
- a CDS encoding PucR family transcriptional regulator, translating into MNIELEEVLGHEAFRRAGPIVRAGSAFVPGRQVRWVHSSEVMDIAPLLSGGELLLTGGVELAAASAEQRRQYIRDLAARSIAALGIESGGPLKTIPADLIQTAEAHELPLIELRKVAPFVQIAQSINSLLVTRSVDLLRQADVLSQNLAAELANGGGLKELLQLLARQIPADVVVMDGAGTVIEEAVAPTADTSHPEVEFPPLEFDISQRGTVTASLRLHPKTDGDSSWAQVVGERAASILALALHGRHAPDLVDVAGKELVRSILGGLQGQRLRQLCRTAGMDPDDQFVVVLGRPLGAGCRWAGVERLVRKYRTKGIVYVQQQEMVAVAALPAKGSRARRATLLSELKAGIVDQPQVLVVGPVSAGIADAARSLAEARLTFDLAPAGTGPGSVIDADAFAIERLASQASGDEAIHHVVDELLGGLIAHDDARRSRLLETFDEWLASGCNTAETARTMHLERQSLYNRLEKIFELIGGDPRGTDRLAGLHLAARLGRYLRSY; encoded by the coding sequence ATGAATATCGAGCTCGAAGAGGTACTCGGCCACGAGGCGTTCCGAAGGGCTGGTCCCATTGTCCGTGCTGGCTCCGCATTTGTGCCTGGACGTCAGGTGCGATGGGTTCATTCGAGCGAAGTTATGGATATCGCTCCGCTGCTCAGCGGCGGAGAGCTGCTCCTGACGGGCGGTGTGGAGCTCGCGGCTGCATCCGCGGAACAGCGGCGGCAGTACATCCGCGACCTCGCTGCCCGCAGTATCGCCGCGCTCGGCATCGAATCCGGCGGACCATTGAAGACGATTCCCGCCGATCTTATCCAGACAGCCGAGGCACATGAACTGCCCCTGATCGAACTGAGGAAGGTTGCACCCTTTGTGCAGATCGCCCAGTCCATCAATAGCCTCCTGGTTACCCGATCGGTGGACCTGCTGCGCCAAGCGGATGTTCTGTCCCAAAACTTGGCAGCAGAACTGGCGAACGGCGGCGGGTTGAAGGAGCTCCTGCAACTCCTGGCCAGGCAGATCCCGGCCGATGTGGTGGTCATGGACGGGGCGGGAACGGTCATCGAGGAGGCGGTGGCGCCGACAGCTGACACTAGTCACCCCGAAGTTGAGTTCCCGCCCCTCGAATTCGATATCTCCCAGCGCGGTACGGTGACAGCTTCCTTGCGCCTCCACCCCAAAACGGATGGCGACAGCTCCTGGGCTCAGGTTGTGGGTGAGCGGGCGGCGAGCATCCTTGCGCTGGCGCTGCATGGACGGCACGCACCGGATCTCGTGGACGTCGCGGGCAAGGAGTTGGTGCGATCCATCTTGGGCGGACTCCAGGGCCAGCGGCTGAGGCAGCTTTGCCGAACGGCCGGCATGGATCCCGACGACCAGTTCGTGGTCGTTCTCGGCAGGCCGCTGGGTGCCGGCTGTCGCTGGGCCGGTGTCGAGAGGCTGGTCCGCAAATACCGGACGAAGGGCATTGTTTATGTCCAGCAGCAGGAAATGGTCGCTGTGGCGGCGCTTCCAGCCAAGGGTTCGCGAGCCCGCCGGGCAACGTTATTGTCTGAGCTGAAAGCGGGTATCGTCGACCAACCCCAGGTGCTGGTGGTCGGTCCCGTTTCGGCGGGGATCGCCGATGCCGCGCGGTCCCTTGCGGAGGCGAGGCTGACATTCGATCTGGCCCCCGCGGGGACAGGGCCTGGTTCCGTTATCGACGCCGATGCCTTCGCGATAGAACGCTTGGCGTCTCAAGCATCCGGTGACGAAGCGATCCATCACGTGGTGGATGAACTCCTCGGCGGGCTCATCGCACACGATGACGCCCGACGTTCGCGCTTGCTCGAAACGTTTGACGAATGGTTAGCCTCCGGCTGCAACACGGCGGAGACTGCGCGGACGATGCATCTTGAGCGACAGTCTTTGTACAACAGGTTGGAGAAGATCTTCGAGCTCATCGGCGGGGACCCGCGCGGTACTGACAGGCTTGCCGGGCTTCATTTGGCTGCGCGGTTGGGGCGCTACCTTCGTTCGTACTGA
- a CDS encoding bifunctional 3-phenylpropionate/cinnamic acid dioxygenase ferredoxin subunit has translation MHKACPLKELAPGDAIRLDTSPPIAVFHTEEGELFAIDDTCTHQDASLADGWVEGCEVECPLHASKFNLRTGNVDAPPAKLPVRVHEVEVVDGTIMVRESGDAPNLPPGLTVDGHI, from the coding sequence ATGCACAAGGCATGCCCACTGAAAGAGCTGGCACCCGGAGACGCCATCCGCCTGGATACGTCCCCTCCCATCGCTGTTTTCCACACCGAGGAGGGCGAGCTCTTCGCCATCGATGATACGTGCACCCATCAGGACGCATCGCTGGCGGATGGCTGGGTCGAGGGCTGTGAAGTGGAGTGCCCGCTGCACGCCTCCAAATTCAACTTACGCACGGGCAATGTGGACGCCCCGCCAGCGAAGCTGCCGGTCCGGGTCCACGAAGTCGAGGTAGTAGACGGAACCATTATGGTCCGCGAATCAGGCGACGCTCCGAATCTTCCGCCTGGCCTGACCGTAGACGGACACATTTAG
- a CDS encoding IclR family transcriptional regulator yields MPATDFTIDDESPDAGRGVQSVDRAITVLEILARTGSAGVSEIAEEMGVHKSTASRLLASLDQRGMVQQNSERGKYHLGFSILRLANSIPGRLSLVREARPILEALAEQHKETVNLAVLRSNYAVNVDQAMGPSTLSTHDWIGSLTPLHATSSGKVLLAALTSEQRQKILKETGLPAQTARTITSKQELEKELLEVGSSGYAVVSEEFEIGLSAIAVPVYDHLGTVIGAVSMSGPSFRFKPKEMPGLIEDLKQAGQDISSRMGYSLE; encoded by the coding sequence ATGCCTGCAACTGACTTCACTATCGACGACGAGAGCCCGGACGCCGGCCGCGGGGTTCAGTCCGTCGATCGCGCCATCACGGTTCTCGAAATTCTCGCGCGCACCGGGTCTGCCGGAGTAAGTGAGATTGCCGAAGAAATGGGCGTGCACAAATCCACTGCTTCCAGGCTTCTGGCATCGCTCGATCAACGAGGGATGGTCCAGCAGAACTCCGAGCGCGGCAAGTATCATCTCGGTTTTAGCATTCTCCGGCTAGCCAATTCCATTCCAGGCAGGCTGAGCCTGGTCCGCGAAGCACGGCCGATCCTGGAAGCCTTGGCCGAACAGCACAAGGAAACAGTCAATCTGGCCGTCCTGCGTTCCAATTACGCCGTCAACGTGGATCAGGCGATGGGCCCTTCCACCCTGTCCACGCATGACTGGATCGGCAGCCTCACGCCGCTCCACGCCACTTCCAGCGGCAAGGTGCTGCTCGCGGCGCTGACATCGGAACAACGGCAAAAGATCCTCAAGGAGACCGGGCTCCCAGCCCAAACCGCCCGGACCATCACTTCCAAACAGGAACTTGAGAAGGAGCTGCTCGAGGTGGGCAGCTCAGGCTATGCCGTGGTCTCCGAAGAATTCGAGATAGGCCTCAGCGCGATCGCCGTTCCCGTATATGACCACCTCGGGACAGTCATCGGCGCCGTCAGCATGTCCGGTCCTTCGTTCCGCTTCAAGCCCAAGGAAATGCCCGGCCTGATCGAGGATCTCAAACAGGCCGGGCAAGATATCAGCTCACGGATGGGTTACAGCCTCGAGTGA
- a CDS encoding NAD(P)/FAD-dependent oxidoreductase, whose protein sequence is MQTLVVVGASLAGLSAARAARAQGFAGRLVIIGDEAPRPYDRPPLSKDFLAGKIGLEDLALEEVGEDLNAEWLLGVRAERFDAQSLTVTLNDGRSVTADKVIIATGASARGLAELQGMQNVFTLRTLADAQALRPRLVSGHRLVVIGAGFIGAETASTAKAAGMDVTVVERAVAPLAGPLGAQMGAAVAGLHEAAGVELLCGTGVSSFTMSGTSVSEVVLDNGRRLPSDVVLVGIGAQPNVEWLEGSGIALDNGVLCDAMGRTNRPGVSAVGDCAAWYDLQAQSHQRIEHWAGANERPALAVAALLDENAVQQPVNPPYFWSDQYGSRIQFAGQVRGHDRIEIEHGDVAERCFLAVYYAGAEPVAVLGVDQTRQFTKWRKFLNKNAQQYLVPAGEFVAAS, encoded by the coding sequence ATGCAGACTCTTGTAGTCGTGGGAGCGTCCCTGGCCGGACTCTCCGCCGCCCGGGCAGCGCGGGCCCAAGGCTTTGCCGGCAGACTCGTCATCATCGGGGACGAAGCGCCCCGTCCTTATGATCGACCGCCGCTGTCCAAGGACTTCCTGGCAGGCAAGATCGGTCTGGAGGACCTGGCGCTGGAGGAAGTTGGCGAGGACCTGAACGCGGAATGGCTGCTGGGAGTCCGTGCCGAGCGCTTCGACGCCCAGTCCTTGACCGTCACGCTCAACGATGGGCGCAGCGTCACCGCAGACAAGGTAATAATTGCCACAGGCGCTTCGGCCCGCGGGTTGGCTGAACTGCAAGGCATGCAGAACGTCTTCACTCTGCGCACGCTTGCCGATGCGCAGGCTCTGCGGCCCCGGCTGGTCTCCGGGCATCGACTGGTAGTCATCGGTGCAGGATTTATCGGAGCGGAAACCGCGTCCACGGCGAAGGCAGCCGGCATGGACGTGACCGTAGTGGAAAGGGCGGTTGCACCGCTGGCAGGCCCGCTCGGAGCCCAAATGGGCGCTGCGGTGGCCGGCCTTCACGAAGCAGCCGGAGTGGAGCTGCTCTGTGGGACCGGTGTTTCCTCCTTCACCATGAGCGGAACCTCGGTGAGCGAAGTAGTCCTGGACAATGGCAGGCGGCTGCCCTCCGACGTCGTACTCGTTGGCATTGGAGCGCAACCCAACGTTGAATGGCTGGAAGGATCGGGCATCGCGCTGGACAATGGCGTCCTGTGCGATGCCATGGGCCGGACCAACCGGCCCGGTGTATCCGCCGTTGGCGACTGTGCCGCGTGGTACGACCTGCAGGCTCAAAGCCACCAGCGCATAGAGCACTGGGCCGGGGCGAACGAACGCCCGGCTCTCGCCGTAGCCGCACTGCTGGACGAAAACGCCGTGCAGCAGCCCGTCAATCCGCCGTACTTCTGGTCAGATCAGTACGGATCCCGAATCCAGTTTGCCGGTCAGGTCCGGGGGCATGACCGGATCGAAATCGAGCACGGCGACGTTGCCGAGCGCTGCTTCCTGGCCGTGTACTACGCCGGCGCCGAACCGGTCGCCGTGCTGGGTGTGGACCAGACCCGGCAGTTCACCAAATGGCGCAAGTTCCTGAACAAAAACGCTCAGCAGTATCTGGTCCCGGCAGGGGAGTTCGTGGCCGCCTCTTGA
- a CDS encoding nucleoside deaminase, producing the protein MPTLSRPSFEAAVEAARKSMSTGGIPIGAALERNGQLIATGHNQRFQQGDPTAHGEIDCIRAAGRQNTYTDTVLYTTLAPCAMCAGTIIQFKIPTVVVGESTTFPGELDLLRSRGVEVIVLNDERCTQLMQDFQRTQPELWAEDIGELTEN; encoded by the coding sequence ATGCCCACCTTGTCACGACCCAGTTTCGAAGCCGCCGTGGAAGCTGCACGAAAGAGCATGTCAACGGGCGGCATACCCATCGGTGCCGCCCTTGAGCGAAACGGCCAGTTGATCGCCACGGGACACAATCAGCGGTTTCAGCAAGGGGACCCTACTGCCCACGGAGAAATTGATTGCATTCGGGCAGCAGGCCGCCAGAACACCTATACCGACACCGTTCTCTACACCACACTGGCCCCCTGCGCGATGTGCGCCGGAACCATCATCCAGTTCAAGATTCCGACCGTCGTCGTGGGCGAGTCCACCACTTTCCCAGGTGAACTGGACCTTCTGCGGTCACGGGGCGTTGAGGTCATCGTCCTCAACGATGAGCGGTGCACCCAGCTAATGCAGGATTTCCAGCGAACCCAGCCGGAGTTGTGGGCGGAAGACATCGGCGAACTCACCGAGAATTAA
- a CDS encoding aminopeptidase P family protein, producing MTIAAAPANSVAELERLKVLHNGTKQKLTFSDAEFERRLTGLRRIMAAKELDAVILTSYHGIKYYSDFLYTTFGRNYALVVTADDSVTITANIDAGMPWRTSYGENIVYTDWRRDNFYYGLQEALRQRGITARRLGVEDDALPVMTREKIQAAFADAQLHDISQDAMRQRMIKSAEEIEVIKHGARIGDLGGEAIKAAIREGITEYEVALIGTETMVHEIARTFPEQEVRDTWVWFQSGINTDGAHNWATTRKLQRGDILSLNCFPMTSGYYTALERTLFLGQPDERSLELWNVNVEVHKRGLELIKPGAVCKDIAAELNEIYIGHGLLPNRTFGYGHSFGVLSHYYGREAGLELREDIDTVLEPGMVVSMEPMITVQDGEPGAGGYREHDILVIGENGNVENITKFGFGPDNNIIDA from the coding sequence ATGACCATCGCAGCTGCTCCCGCCAATTCCGTCGCCGAACTCGAGCGCCTGAAGGTCCTGCACAACGGCACCAAGCAGAAGCTGACGTTCTCCGACGCCGAGTTCGAACGCCGCCTGACCGGACTGCGCCGGATCATGGCCGCGAAGGAACTCGACGCCGTCATCCTCACCAGCTACCACGGCATCAAGTACTACTCCGACTTCCTCTACACCACCTTCGGCCGCAACTACGCCCTCGTCGTCACCGCCGACGACTCCGTCACCATCACCGCGAACATCGACGCCGGCATGCCCTGGCGCACCAGCTACGGCGAAAACATCGTCTACACCGACTGGCGCCGCGACAACTTCTACTACGGCCTGCAGGAAGCCCTGCGCCAGCGCGGCATCACCGCCCGCCGCCTCGGCGTCGAAGACGACGCCCTGCCCGTGATGACCCGCGAAAAAATCCAGGCCGCCTTCGCCGACGCGCAACTGCACGACATCTCCCAGGACGCCATGCGCCAGCGCATGATCAAATCCGCCGAAGAAATCGAAGTCATCAAACACGGCGCCCGCATCGGCGACCTCGGCGGCGAAGCCATCAAAGCCGCCATCCGCGAAGGCATCACCGAATACGAAGTCGCCCTCATCGGCACCGAAACCATGGTCCACGAAATCGCCCGCACCTTCCCCGAACAGGAAGTCCGCGACACCTGGGTCTGGTTCCAGTCCGGCATCAACACCGACGGCGCCCACAACTGGGCCACCACCCGCAAACTCCAGCGCGGCGACATCCTCTCCCTGAACTGCTTCCCGATGACCTCCGGCTACTACACCGCCCTGGAACGCACCCTCTTCCTCGGCCAGCCCGACGAACGCTCCCTGGAACTGTGGAACGTCAACGTCGAAGTCCACAAACGCGGCCTGGAACTGATCAAGCCCGGCGCCGTCTGCAAGGACATCGCCGCCGAACTCAACGAAATCTACATCGGCCACGGCCTGCTCCCGAACCGCACCTTCGGCTACGGCCACTCCTTCGGCGTCCTCTCCCACTACTACGGCCGCGAAGCAGGCCTGGAACTGCGCGAAGACATCGACACCGTCCTCGAACCCGGCATGGTCGTCTCCATGGAACCCATGATCACCGTCCAAGACGGCGAACCCGGCGCCGGCGGCTACCGCGAACACGACATCCTCGTCATCGGCGAAAACGGCAACGTCGAAAACATCACCAAATTCGGCTTCGGCCCCGACAACAACATCATCGACGCCTAA
- a CDS encoding purine-cytosine permease family protein: MIQNQQGTPSSPAADSSSHDDVEQDLQCIPESSRTRKVSGQFWIWAGANLAPINWVLGALGINLGLGFADTITVLVLGNLIGMVLFGFFVLLGQKTGATGMVLARAAFGRRGNYVPAAIQATLGIGWCAVNTWIILDLVMALFGSIGWVDPTQENYGWKIGVAAVIMGLQVLIAFFGYKAIAAFERWTVPPTILVLIAMSAVAWFGMDIDWSYAGPAGEILTGTERIAAMSAVMTAIGIGWGITWFTYAADYSRFVSTKTSKKRLYLASVLGQFIPVVWLGVLGASLATKSGSIDPGQLIVENYGALAIPVLLMVLHGPIATNILNIYTFSVAAQALDVRIKRRVLNLIVGVFALIAVIFFIYQTNFAAVLDSWLIGLVAWVASWGGIMLVHYYGIERRHPQDPARLFDPIGTHRLPVVNWAGITALFAGIFATWLFMYGILPATQGPIAVAMGGLDLSWLAGGLTSATAYAILGPRVHRRYATSTSSISTPEPVVAPKEQEPGRHLDATYGGVS; this comes from the coding sequence ATGATTCAGAACCAACAGGGCACCCCTTCTTCCCCCGCAGCAGACTCTTCGTCCCACGACGATGTGGAGCAAGACCTGCAGTGCATTCCCGAGTCCTCCCGCACGAGAAAAGTCTCAGGCCAGTTCTGGATCTGGGCAGGCGCGAACCTCGCACCCATCAACTGGGTTCTCGGAGCACTCGGAATTAACCTTGGTCTCGGCTTCGCCGACACAATAACAGTTCTCGTCCTCGGAAACTTGATCGGCATGGTGCTGTTCGGCTTCTTCGTTCTGCTCGGACAGAAGACCGGCGCAACCGGAATGGTCCTCGCACGTGCAGCGTTCGGCCGCCGCGGCAACTACGTTCCGGCAGCAATCCAGGCAACGCTGGGCATCGGCTGGTGCGCGGTCAACACCTGGATCATCCTCGACCTGGTCATGGCCTTGTTCGGGAGCATCGGCTGGGTAGACCCGACTCAGGAGAATTATGGCTGGAAGATCGGTGTTGCCGCAGTCATCATGGGACTGCAGGTCCTGATCGCATTCTTCGGCTACAAGGCCATCGCCGCCTTCGAACGGTGGACCGTTCCGCCCACGATCCTGGTCCTCATCGCTATGTCCGCTGTGGCTTGGTTCGGCATGGATATCGACTGGAGCTATGCGGGCCCGGCGGGAGAAATCCTCACCGGCACCGAGCGCATCGCTGCAATGAGTGCCGTAATGACCGCTATCGGCATCGGCTGGGGAATCACCTGGTTCACCTATGCAGCGGACTACTCACGCTTCGTGAGCACTAAGACCTCCAAGAAGCGCCTGTACCTGGCCTCCGTGCTGGGCCAGTTCATCCCGGTCGTATGGCTCGGCGTCCTCGGCGCCAGCCTCGCAACGAAGAGCGGAAGCATCGACCCCGGGCAGCTCATCGTGGAAAACTACGGAGCTCTGGCCATCCCCGTCCTGCTGATGGTTTTGCACGGCCCCATCGCCACCAACATCCTGAACATCTACACGTTCTCGGTGGCGGCACAGGCCCTCGATGTCCGCATCAAACGGCGCGTCCTGAACCTGATTGTGGGCGTCTTCGCCCTGATCGCCGTCATCTTCTTCATCTACCAGACCAACTTCGCAGCCGTGCTTGACTCCTGGCTCATCGGCCTCGTCGCCTGGGTCGCATCATGGGGAGGCATCATGCTGGTGCACTACTACGGCATCGAACGCCGCCACCCGCAGGACCCGGCCCGCCTCTTCGACCCCATCGGCACCCATCGGCTGCCTGTAGTGAACTGGGCCGGCATCACCGCCCTGTTCGCGGGCATCTTCGCCACCTGGCTGTTCATGTACGGCATCCTTCCGGCCACGCAGGGACCCATCGCCGTCGCAATGGGCGGACTGGATCTGTCCTGGCTCGCCGGCGGGCTGACGAGCGCCACGGCGTACGCAATTCTCGGCCCGCGCGTCCACCGCCGCTACGCCACCAGCACCTCCAGCATCTCCACGCCTGAACCTGTCGTTGCACCCAAGGAACAGGAGCCAGGCCGCCACTTGGACGCCACCTATGGCGGTGTATCCTGA
- a CDS encoding aromatic ring-hydroxylating oxygenase subunit alpha has translation MTAEIISESLISTLPGNTYVDEDIFRTEQERIFEQMWFCAVRSEDLAKPGAYKTVQIGRESVIVTRNRKGAIRAYYNICRHRGVKLCMEESGEAGRSFQCPYHAWTYDFDGKLIAAPNLTKMPDIDREKYGLVHVAVREYLGYVWLCLADEPPSFEDDVVGAIEERLGDVQAIESYDVANLKLGRRITYDVKANWKLIIENFMECYHCATIHPELTEVLPEFADGLAAQYFVGHGAEFGEDVKGFTIDGSEGVDRIPGIGDDQDRRYYAITIKPTVFVNLVPDHVIIHRMFPMAADHTIVECDWLYLPSVVESGRDLTSSVELFHRVNQQDFDACERCQPAMGSKIYAKGGVLVPSEHHIGAFHHWVQQMIDGTGTVSGPVADAVPDAPESLEAVTHP, from the coding sequence ATGACCGCCGAAATCATCTCGGAAAGTCTTATCTCGACTCTGCCCGGCAACACCTATGTCGACGAGGACATTTTCCGGACCGAGCAGGAACGCATCTTTGAGCAAATGTGGTTCTGTGCCGTGCGGTCGGAGGACCTGGCGAAGCCCGGCGCTTACAAGACAGTCCAGATTGGCCGCGAGTCCGTCATCGTCACCCGCAACCGGAAAGGCGCCATTCGGGCTTACTACAACATTTGCCGGCACCGCGGGGTCAAGCTGTGCATGGAGGAATCCGGTGAGGCCGGCCGCTCTTTCCAGTGCCCCTACCACGCCTGGACCTACGACTTTGATGGCAAGCTGATCGCGGCCCCGAATCTTACGAAGATGCCGGATATCGACCGGGAAAAGTATGGGCTGGTCCATGTAGCTGTGCGCGAATACCTCGGCTATGTCTGGCTCTGTCTGGCCGATGAGCCGCCGTCGTTCGAGGACGACGTTGTCGGGGCTATCGAGGAACGCCTCGGCGATGTCCAGGCTATCGAGAGCTACGACGTCGCCAACCTGAAACTTGGCCGGCGTATCACCTACGATGTGAAGGCGAATTGGAAGCTAATCATCGAGAACTTCATGGAGTGCTACCACTGCGCTACCATCCATCCAGAGTTGACGGAGGTGCTGCCCGAATTCGCAGATGGACTGGCAGCCCAGTACTTCGTCGGCCACGGCGCGGAGTTCGGCGAAGACGTCAAGGGTTTCACCATCGACGGTTCAGAAGGCGTGGACCGGATTCCGGGAATCGGCGACGATCAGGACCGCCGCTACTATGCCATTACGATCAAACCGACAGTCTTCGTCAACCTGGTGCCGGACCACGTCATCATCCACCGGATGTTCCCGATGGCCGCGGACCACACGATCGTCGAATGCGACTGGCTCTATCTGCCCAGCGTTGTGGAAAGCGGTAGAGATCTCACCTCGTCCGTGGAGCTGTTCCATCGGGTGAACCAGCAGGATTTCGATGCCTGTGAACGATGCCAGCCCGCCATGGGCTCGAAGATCTATGCCAAGGGCGGCGTCCTGGTTCCCAGCGAGCACCACATCGGCGCGTTCCATCACTGGGTGCAGCAGATGATCGACGGCACCGGTACGGTCTCCGGTCCCGTTGCCGACGCCGTACCCGATGCTCCTGAATCACTCGAGGCTGTAACCCATCCGTGA
- a CDS encoding MFS transporter: MKLSKTRAGNGAPVPGTKDTTTVAFSNDGAPSLSGQRRLESKVGRDTRRKVIAASFIGNFVEWFDYAVYGYLAVTITAVFFPESDPQTGLLLTFALFAISFLVRPLGGFVWGHIGDRIGRRTALSWSILIMSAATFCIALIPGYATIGIWAPILLLIIRVVQGFSASGEYAGASAFLVEYAPPNRRGLYAAVVPASTATGLLLGSLLAALLTGLLNDSQMQDWGWRLPFLLAAPMGLIGRYIRTKLEDTPAFRALAAEDHAVKAPVKDMFRTHWRQLLQAVGAVLLNAVGFYVILSYMPTYLSEELGLGATESYIATTIALLTYIGFIFLTGMLSDRFGRKKVLISASVLFILLTVPAFSLLGTGNFLVIVLVQILLGAMLTLNDGTLPSFLAEMFPTRVRYSGFAVSFNLSNALFGGTAPMMATLLIAATANDLAPAFYLVAAAIISLVAVSLSRETSNQPLRHE, encoded by the coding sequence ATGAAACTGAGCAAAACTCGGGCCGGCAATGGCGCCCCCGTTCCAGGAACCAAAGACACAACCACGGTGGCCTTTTCGAACGACGGCGCTCCCTCCCTCAGCGGCCAACGTCGGCTTGAGTCGAAGGTCGGCCGGGACACCCGCCGCAAAGTCATCGCTGCCAGCTTTATCGGCAACTTTGTCGAGTGGTTCGATTACGCCGTCTACGGCTACCTGGCCGTCACCATCACGGCCGTGTTCTTCCCTGAGTCGGACCCCCAGACCGGGCTCCTGCTGACCTTCGCCCTCTTCGCCATCTCCTTCTTGGTCCGGCCTCTGGGCGGCTTTGTCTGGGGGCACATCGGAGACCGGATCGGCCGGCGCACCGCGCTGTCCTGGTCGATCCTGATCATGTCCGCGGCCACGTTCTGCATCGCACTGATCCCCGGCTATGCAACGATCGGCATCTGGGCCCCCATTCTGCTGCTGATCATCCGGGTCGTGCAGGGCTTTTCGGCATCGGGAGAGTACGCCGGTGCATCCGCCTTCCTCGTTGAGTACGCACCGCCGAACCGACGCGGCCTTTATGCTGCCGTCGTTCCTGCCAGCACCGCGACCGGCCTGCTGCTCGGCTCGCTGCTCGCGGCGCTGCTGACCGGTCTGCTCAATGACAGCCAGATGCAGGACTGGGGATGGCGACTGCCGTTCCTGCTGGCCGCCCCCATGGGCCTGATCGGCCGCTACATCCGAACCAAGCTGGAGGATACCCCGGCCTTCCGGGCGCTGGCTGCCGAGGACCATGCCGTCAAGGCACCGGTCAAGGACATGTTCCGCACTCATTGGCGCCAGTTGCTACAGGCCGTCGGCGCGGTGCTGCTCAACGCCGTCGGTTTCTACGTCATCCTCAGCTACATGCCCACCTACCTCTCGGAAGAGCTTGGCCTAGGCGCCACTGAGTCCTACATCGCAACGACGATCGCCCTGCTGACGTATATCGGCTTCATCTTCCTGACCGGCATGCTCTCGGACCGCTTCGGCCGCAAGAAGGTCCTCATTTCCGCCTCGGTGCTGTTCATTCTGCTGACCGTTCCCGCGTTCAGCCTGCTGGGTACCGGCAACTTCCTGGTCATCGTCCTGGTCCAGATCCTGCTCGGCGCCATGCTGACGCTCAATGACGGTACGCTGCCCAGCTTCCTGGCCGAGATGTTCCCGACCCGCGTGCGCTACAGCGGCTTCGCCGTGAGTTTCAATCTCTCCAACGCCCTCTTCGGCGGAACCGCACCGATGATGGCGACACTGCTGATCGCCGCAACCGCGAACGATCTGGCGCCGGCGTTCTACCTCGTGGCGGCCGCCATCATCTCCCTGGTCGCGGTCTCGCTCTCACGCGAAACCAGCAACCAGCCACTGCGGCACGAATAA
- a CDS encoding IclR family transcriptional regulator — MSDTAASGSTAPASDGATSDVRGASVLVNAIEVLRCFTAEQPLQGVTEIAAQVGLHKSTVSRILATLEQEDLVERDAASRRFKLGLGLIAVAGPLLADLDERRAAYPVLQELTELTGETSALMVWNGSESVCVEQLPSRQQVKHTTPLGTRYNTAVSSSVQVFLAGEGTERAGTRLTSGQIILSAPTQENVDEYLTRLKQVSSQGYATNYGETSLDEVGVAAPVFDHRGDLVACVMLAAPRYRVSTDQLQALVGACTAAARKVTVRLGGNPA, encoded by the coding sequence ATGAGTGATACAGCTGCATCCGGTTCAACTGCACCCGCGAGCGACGGCGCCACGTCCGATGTGCGCGGCGCTTCCGTCCTGGTCAACGCCATCGAGGTCCTTCGCTGCTTCACCGCGGAACAACCGCTTCAAGGAGTCACGGAGATTGCGGCGCAGGTAGGCCTGCACAAGAGCACCGTCTCGCGCATCCTTGCTACCTTGGAACAGGAGGACCTGGTTGAACGCGACGCCGCATCGCGACGGTTCAAGTTGGGTCTGGGGCTGATCGCCGTCGCGGGTCCGCTATTGGCAGATCTGGATGAGCGCCGGGCGGCTTACCCTGTGCTGCAGGAATTGACCGAGCTCACCGGCGAAACCAGTGCACTTATGGTCTGGAACGGTAGTGAGTCAGTCTGCGTTGAGCAGCTGCCCAGCCGGCAGCAGGTCAAGCACACCACCCCCCTGGGTACCCGCTACAACACCGCGGTCAGTTCCTCGGTTCAGGTCTTCCTGGCCGGCGAAGGGACCGAACGGGCAGGGACACGGCTCACCAGCGGACAGATTATCCTCTCCGCCCCTACGCAGGAGAACGTGGACGAGTATCTGACACGGCTCAAGCAGGTTTCGTCGCAGGGCTATGCCACCAACTACGGGGAGACCTCGCTGGACGAGGTGGGCGTCGCCGCCCCTGTCTTCGACCACCGCGGCGATCTCGTTGCCTGTGTCATGCTGGCAGCTCCCCGCTACAGGGTGTCCACCGATCAGCTGCAGGCATTGGTGGGAGCCTGCACCGCAGCCGCACGCAAAGTCACCGTCCGGCTCGGCGGAAACCCCGCCTGA